Sequence from the Gammaproteobacteria bacterium genome:
TCGGCTCGAGAAGATCCGGCATCTCGTCATCGATGAAGCAATGGCACGCCACCACTACGCGGAACACGTTGAGAAGCCATTCTTCGGCGAACTGCTCGAGTTCATCACGTCCGGGCCGGTAGTGGCGATGGAGTGGGCCGGAGACGCGGCCATCGCGGTTGCCCGCATTCTCATGGGGGCAACCGACCCGAAAGAGGCCATACCCGGTACGATCCGCGGTGATTTCGGACTCATGGTGACGCAAAACATCGTTCACGGATCCGACTCTCCCGAGAGCGCGGCACGCGAGCTGGACATCTTTTTCGGCTGCTGACACGGCAGTTATCGTCCGATCATCGGCCGGACGTCGCGTGAGAATCCCGCTTCACCATGGTGCGACGCATCGGCCATCGGTGAAGGATCCGAGCTTCACGCAGTGTGGGATATGCGGGCAGTCAACTAAGCTACGGCAGTCCCGATCCGAGGCCCCTTTTATTGGCTGAGCCGCTGTTCTCATTTGCAGGTCAAGACATGGCGATTGACCTGGGCACCGCGAACACACTGGTGTATGTTCG
This genomic interval carries:
- a CDS encoding nucleoside-diphosphate kinase encodes the protein MEHTFVMVKPDGVARGLVGEVISRFERKGLRLEKIRHLVIDEAMARHHYAEHVEKPFFGELLEFITSGPVVAMEWAGDAAIAVARILMGATDPKEAIPGTIRGDFGLMVTQNIVHGSDSPESAARELDIFFGC